The Psychrobium sp. MM17-31 genome includes the window ACATTGCCAGTCACCTACTTAGAGAAAGCCGCTGCAGAAATGTAGCGGCTTTTTTGCTTCTAATCGGTGAAATGACTTAGCGCCGAGACAGCGATCGTCGCTCGCGGAGCGAGTGCAATATACTTAAGGTTCTTTCGCAAATACTACAACACAGTGTGGGGCTTCCCCAACTTGGTAAACCGAGCTGCGTCAGTCCGCTGGACTAACGGTCTCGGCTTACCTGAGTAGGACATGGCCAAACACCTATTTAGAGAAAAGCCCCCGTATTGAGTGCGGGGGCTTTTTTCGTTTCTGCGTGTGAGTTAATTATCTAGATACATTTGAAATCATCGTATGGGCGGGGATTTTACTCTAAAGAGCTACCGCGCAGTTCCTACTCCCGACGTTCATCCGCTGCTACGCAGGGCTTCCCAAACACTGCTTATGTTTGTTGCGATGCACTGCGTGCAACGGACTAACATCGCCCTTGATGCTTGATGCTTGATGCTTGATGCTTGATGCTTGTTGCGTCGAACCTTGTTCGACGGACTGTGCATCAAGAGAGCAGTTCGTTGCCAAATTACGTTAAAACTAAATTTATTTTTTATTCAGTTACTGATGTGACTTGCCAGTGATTAAGCTTTTGATAGTTATCGTATAGTGGAGTCCAATATTCTCTAGTTGTGACGAAATGAAAGGTGTAGGCTCCTTTCAGTTGAAACTCCGTAGACTCAGCTTGCAAGAGGTGAGTGCCGCATCCTGAATTGATTTGCTGAGAAAGTATTTGGGTAATATCTCTTCTGGGCGTATAAGAAATTTCACTCATTTGGAAATTAGATAATAGCTGAAGAATGTTTGTTTCAAGCTTTGTCTCTATCTCAGTAGTGGAAAGATTATAAGAATAAGAGTAATGGCTCGCTGATAGTAGTGTGAGGATAAAGAGCTTCTTAAACATCATAGTCCTTAATTAGTTTAGGAAGCTTCATTAAGTCAATTTAACGGCTTGATTGCAATAGCTTAGTATCACTATTTGTGTTTTTTATACTGTTTCGAAATTTTGCTAATGCCAGCTGTAAATTCTCGATCATATCCTGAGTCGCAAGTTCAAAGCCTTTGAGGCTGTCTTCTCGTAATGCTTCGCTTAAATTTATAGGTGTTGAGCTGCCTTTGACATTACTTGAGCCTGGGGCTCGAAATAGGAGTTTACGGCTGTTGATGTCGTAGATGGTGGTGTCTAGTAAAGTGCTGGTATCGTTCTTTTCGCCCGAGAAAATGTAAGCGCCGACTATGGTTAAATAGGTCATCGATAGCGCGCCTTCGTCGGTAAATTGCACTTGGTCGTAAGATACTAAGGCTATTACATCGATGTCGTACATTTTACTTATCTGTTCTAGATTGTCGAAGCCTCCCTTAGTGCGCAAATATGCTGCCGGAATGACTTCTAATTTATCGACAAATTCGTAGTCTCGAAAGTTATCGGCGATTTGTTCCAGCAGCTTTATTTTCTCCGGCTTGGTAATAGGTGAGCGAGTGGCTGAGACATTCGTTGGCGCGAAGGCAATACCGACTTTGAGAGGTAGTTTTAGGTAGGTTTGCTTAAGTGATTGGTTAGTTACTTTTTCGTCGCTATACAGGTAATCAACGACGCTACTGTTAATGTGTTTTGTGGTGGACATACAGCCGCTAGTTGTAGCTAGGAACATGACAATTATAAGGGGTTTTAAAAGGTTCATCGCTTTGCTCTCTGTAATTAAAGTGGCTGAATGGTGGCTGAGCCAAATCATCTCGGCAAGCGACCTGTTAAAAGGCGTAGGTGGCGATACTCGGCGTATTATTTTGTGGGTTTTTAAATAGAAAAAAGCCAGCGAAGTGCTGGCTTTTGATTGGCGTGTTTATATGGCTTGATGAACTTAAGACTAGTTTTTAATTTCTTTTGGCAAAACTAAGTTAAGTAGAATAGCGACTAAGGCACACAGGCTGATGCCTTGGATATTGTAGCCACCAAAGTTCAGTGCCATGCCACCAATGCCAAATACTAATACAATGGCGAAAATGATGAAGTTTCGCGGCTGTTCAAAGTCAACTTTCGCCTTGATTAAACTACCGAGACCAACGCTGGCAATAAGACCAAATAACAGCATCATGATGCCACCCATTACCACTGGCGGGATCGTTTGCAATAATGTGCCTAGCTTGCCAACAAAGGCCATTAAGATAGCCGCAATGGCTGCCCATGTCATAATACGTGGATTAAATGCTTTAGTAAGCATTACCGCGCCAGTAACTTCTGAGTAGGTCGTATTTGGTGGACCGCCAAGCATTGATGCTGTAGTCGTTGCTACGCCATCGCCTAATAACGTACGGTGGAGCCCTGGTTTTTTGATGTAGTCTTTACCAGTAGCATTGCTAATCGCTAGCACGTCACCGATGTGCTCGATGGCTGGCGCGATCGCAATTGGCAGCATGTAAACAATGGCTTGCCAGTTGAACTCCGGCGCAGTGAAGTTTGGCATTGCAAACC containing:
- the rhlP gene encoding rhombotarget lipoprotein (RhlP (RHombo-target LipoProtein) is a family of predicted lipoproteins that, in general, co-occurs with a form of rhombosortase, and that has an apparent cleavage site for that enzyme, a GlyGly motif, near the C-terminus.), whose protein sequence is MSTTKHINSSVVDYLYSDEKVTNQSLKQTYLKLPLKVGIAFAPTNVSATRSPITKPEKIKLLEQIADNFRDYEFVDKLEVIPAAYLRTKGGFDNLEQISKMYDIDVIALVSYDQVQFTDEGALSMTYLTIVGAYIFSGEKNDTSTLLDTTIYDINSRKLLFRAPGSSNVKGSSTPINLSEALREDSLKGFELATQDMIENLQLALAKFRNSIKNTNSDTKLLQSSR